The following are encoded together in the Acidobacteriota bacterium genome:
- a CDS encoding homoserine O-acetyltransferase, giving the protein MESVRNLQPADAADGLGVVETRFEHFDEPLELRCGDILSGFTLAWEQYGELNAERDNVVLLFHALTGSHHAAGTNHGVPGLGDAWTDEMVVGWWHEFIGPGRAIDTDHFCVICVNYIGGCYGSTGPLSIDPATGERWGPSFPRVRFSDSVRAAMRLVDRLGIDVLHAGIGPSTGGMAVLDLAVMFPERVRNVVVIAAGMEVTPLQRIHNFEQIQAVANDPRFDGGSYPPGTELEGMKIARQINHKTFVSLRTLRRRARNTVAEASGVPWYGVNHPIESYMRHQGRKFAARFDANSYLRILDAWSQFDLAAAAGAGSLREAFECCRDQRFLIFSINSDVCYYPEEQGELMATLEEAGVSCMRIIVHSDKGHDSFLLEPALYHPHLTFLLEGRGSWPES; this is encoded by the coding sequence ATGGAGTCGGTCCGTAACCTGCAGCCGGCGGATGCCGCCGACGGCCTCGGCGTCGTAGAAACCCGGTTCGAGCACTTCGACGAACCGCTCGAACTCCGCTGCGGCGACATCCTGTCCGGGTTCACCCTGGCCTGGGAGCAGTATGGCGAGTTGAACGCCGAGCGCGACAACGTCGTGCTCCTGTTCCATGCCCTGACCGGCAGCCACCACGCGGCGGGTACGAACCACGGCGTCCCCGGCCTCGGAGACGCCTGGACCGACGAGATGGTGGTCGGCTGGTGGCACGAGTTCATCGGACCGGGACGGGCGATCGACACGGACCACTTCTGCGTCATCTGCGTCAACTACATCGGCGGCTGCTACGGATCGACGGGCCCGCTGTCGATCGACCCGGCCACCGGCGAGCGGTGGGGCCCGTCCTTCCCCCGGGTACGGTTCTCCGACTCGGTACGCGCCGCGATGCGCCTGGTCGACCGGCTGGGAATCGACGTGCTGCACGCGGGCATCGGACCCTCGACCGGCGGCATGGCGGTGCTGGATCTCGCGGTCATGTTCCCGGAGCGGGTGCGCAACGTCGTCGTGATCGCGGCCGGCATGGAGGTGACGCCTCTCCAGCGGATCCACAACTTCGAGCAGATCCAGGCCGTCGCCAACGATCCGCGCTTCGACGGCGGGAGCTATCCGCCGGGTACGGAGCTCGAGGGGATGAAGATCGCGCGCCAGATCAACCACAAGACGTTCGTGTCGCTGCGTACCCTGCGGCGGCGGGCGCGGAACACGGTGGCTGAGGCCTCCGGCGTGCCGTGGTACGGCGTGAACCACCCGATCGAGTCCTACATGCGGCATCAGGGCCGGAAGTTCGCGGCCCGCTTCGACGCGAATTCCTACCTGCGAATTCTCGACGCCTGGAGCCAGTTCGATCTGGCCGCGGCCGCTGGCGCCGGTTCCCTTCGGGAGGCCTTCGAGTGCTGCCGGGACCAGCGCTTCCTCATCTTCTCGATCAACTCCGACGTCTGCTACTACCCGGAAGAGCAGGGTGAGCTGATGGCGACGCTCGAGGAGGCCGGCGTGAGTTGCATGAGGATCATCGTGCACTCCGACAAGGGGCACGACTCGTTCCTGCTGGAACCGGCGCTGTACCACCCGCACCTGACCTTCCTGCTGGAAGGTCGCGGTTCCTGGCCGGAGTCGTAG
- a CDS encoding outer membrane beta-barrel protein — protein sequence MRNGTASGGCASLAVAAALAFFAAVAGAGSATAQDRGEAGGGPGAYVGVFAGWGALDVRLLDEDGFTAADSRPGRTFDYDDAAYPVGVVAGWEFVPRRTAIRVELDGLFGGLPAAARQVDPVGQDETAASELRWAATARVGVRRSLGRVAGFLSGGVAVAGISASFTDLDLGPDGRMYVDRDDSFAGRSTRVGWVAGAGLEMPLGDVWMLRFEAMRMDFGEAVDEAENVTGVNAGVCGPSGLPSPCEYRIDHRFDLARLVVVRRLGR from the coding sequence ATGAGAAACGGCACGGCGTCGGGCGGCTGCGCATCGCTGGCGGTCGCTGCGGCTCTGGCGTTCTTCGCGGCTGTCGCTGGCGCCGGCTCCGCTACGGCCCAGGATCGCGGCGAGGCAGGCGGCGGACCGGGTGCCTATGTCGGCGTGTTCGCCGGCTGGGGTGCTCTGGACGTCCGGCTCCTCGACGAGGACGGCTTCACGGCGGCGGACAGCCGCCCGGGCCGGACCTTCGACTACGACGACGCCGCATACCCGGTCGGCGTGGTCGCGGGTTGGGAGTTCGTGCCGCGACGCACGGCGATCCGCGTCGAACTGGACGGTCTCTTCGGTGGCCTGCCCGCGGCGGCCCGCCAGGTGGATCCGGTGGGTCAGGACGAAACGGCGGCCTCAGAGTTGCGTTGGGCCGCGACGGCGCGGGTCGGCGTGCGGCGGTCCCTCGGACGCGTCGCCGGCTTCCTCAGTGGCGGTGTGGCGGTGGCCGGGATCTCCGCTTCGTTCACGGACCTCGACCTGGGCCCGGACGGGCGCATGTACGTGGATCGGGACGACTCCTTCGCCGGGCGGTCGACGCGGGTCGGCTGGGTCGCCGGCGCCGGTTTGGAGATGCCGCTCGGCGATGTCTGGATGCTCCGGTTCGAAGCGATGCGGATGGACTTCGGCGAGGCGGTCGACGAGGCGGAGAACGTGACGGGCGTCAACGCCGGCGTCTGCGGGCCGAGCGGGCTACCGAGTCCCTGCGAGTACCGGATCGACCATCGGTTCGACCTTGCCCGGCTGGTCGTGGTCCGGCGTCTCGGTCGCTGA
- a CDS encoding NAD-dependent epimerase/dehydratase family protein produces MAGIDGYLGWPLAQYLTARGHEVSGIDAGFRREWVAEMGGRSALPVASVEARLDAFESAYDRRPHLVQGDLTDRDVVYRLFEDVRPEAIVHLGECPSAPYSMIDADHAIWVQRNNIEGTMNVLYAMRDLAPEAHLVKLGTMGEYGTPNLDIPEGFFEVEYRGRRDRLPFPRQAGSWYHWSKVHDSNNVMFACRIFGLRATDVMQGVVYGTRFFGSAADHPADPALHTRLDFDQAFGTALNRFCCQSVIGEPLTLFGIGNQRRGFLPLCDSMQCLTLAVDNPPKAGDYRVFNQFEETYTISELASKVAAVASDMGLDPRIRRIENPRKEMEEHHYNPDHDHLLALGYQPTRDMDSEIRAMLEDLLPHHDRIAAKRDVLLPDIRWDGSRRRSAFLDKSTSLDAGNGAGSGSATETPDHDQPGKVEPMVDPVLAGTR; encoded by the coding sequence ATAGCAGGCATCGACGGCTACCTCGGCTGGCCGTTGGCGCAGTATCTGACTGCCCGCGGTCACGAGGTTTCCGGCATCGATGCCGGCTTCCGTCGCGAGTGGGTCGCCGAGATGGGCGGCCGCTCGGCTCTTCCGGTCGCGTCCGTCGAGGCGCGTCTCGACGCCTTCGAGTCCGCCTACGACCGGCGTCCGCACCTGGTTCAGGGCGACCTGACCGACAGGGACGTGGTGTACCGGCTGTTCGAAGACGTCCGGCCGGAGGCGATCGTCCACCTGGGCGAATGCCCCTCGGCGCCCTACTCGATGATCGACGCGGACCACGCGATCTGGGTGCAGCGCAACAACATCGAGGGCACGATGAACGTGCTCTACGCGATGCGCGACCTGGCGCCCGAGGCGCACCTGGTCAAGCTCGGCACGATGGGCGAATACGGCACGCCGAACCTGGACATCCCCGAAGGCTTCTTCGAGGTCGAGTACCGCGGCCGCCGCGACCGCCTGCCCTTCCCCCGCCAGGCCGGCTCCTGGTACCACTGGAGCAAGGTCCACGACAGCAACAACGTGATGTTCGCCTGCCGCATCTTCGGTCTCCGGGCCACCGACGTGATGCAGGGCGTCGTCTACGGCACGCGCTTCTTCGGCAGCGCCGCCGACCACCCCGCCGACCCCGCGCTCCATACCCGGCTCGATTTCGACCAGGCCTTCGGCACCGCGCTCAACCGGTTCTGCTGCCAGTCCGTGATCGGCGAACCGCTGACCCTGTTCGGCATCGGCAACCAGCGCCGCGGCTTCCTGCCCCTCTGCGACTCGATGCAGTGCCTGACCCTGGCGGTCGACAACCCGCCCAAGGCGGGCGACTACCGGGTGTTCAACCAGTTCGAGGAGACCTACACCATCTCGGAACTCGCCTCCAAGGTGGCCGCCGTCGCATCCGACATGGGCCTCGATCCGCGAATCCGGCGCATCGAGAATCCCCGCAAGGAAATGGAAGAGCACCACTACAACCCGGACCACGACCATCTGCTGGCGCTGGGATACCAGCCGACCCGCGACATGGACTCGGAAATCCGGGCGATGCTCGAAGACCTCCTGCCGCACCACGACCGGATCGCGGCCAAACGCGACGTGCTGCTCCCCGACATCCGTTGGGACGGCAGCCGGCGGAGGTCCGCCTTTCTGGACAAGTCAACCAGCCTCGACGCCGGCAACGGCGCCGGGAGCGGATCAGCGACCGAGACGCCGGACCACGACCAGCCGGGCAAGGTCGAACCGATGGTCGATCCGGTACTCGCAGGGACTCGGTAG
- a CDS encoding GNAT family N-acetyltransferase — MDRVRTVRDVLLRPSTESELARLSELTGVVYGVRREPEVLRWLLFHPGPGPEVESSVAERHGRIVGHVASLHCRYRVHGETVTGAHRMLWMVEHAARGRAGVPLAGRTPDTDFEVVLGGTAATKAMLVMRGFHEVGEALEVRLSTAAAGVAAARQTGLMLADFDPAAAGPAAPRDTLVNLAEPDHLAWLAACPEHDGLLFTLERSGEPLGPVLLYVNQANDPPTGRIVHMPWLEEDADLALLAILDRLGREGCAEATVLATEDGLLRAAESLRGAVFYRRPLWFRNPNGEIDPAGFYLTYMEGDLAYRRV, encoded by the coding sequence ATGGATCGGGTGCGTACGGTTCGGGACGTCCTGCTGCGCCCGAGTACCGAGAGCGAACTCGCTCGTCTCTCCGAACTGACCGGGGTCGTCTACGGCGTCCGGCGCGAGCCGGAGGTCCTGCGCTGGCTTCTCTTCCATCCCGGTCCGGGGCCGGAGGTCGAGTCTTCCGTCGCCGAACGGCATGGCCGAATCGTCGGCCACGTGGCTTCGTTGCACTGCCGCTACCGGGTCCATGGCGAAACGGTGACGGGTGCTCACCGGATGCTGTGGATGGTTGAACACGCTGCGAGGGGCAGAGCCGGCGTCCCCCTTGCCGGCCGCACGCCCGACACGGACTTCGAGGTCGTGCTCGGCGGCACCGCCGCAACCAAGGCCATGCTGGTCATGCGCGGCTTTCACGAGGTCGGTGAGGCGCTCGAAGTGCGTCTGAGCACCGCGGCGGCAGGTGTCGCCGCGGCCAGGCAGACCGGCCTGATGCTGGCCGACTTTGATCCCGCCGCTGCCGGTCCTGCGGCTCCTCGAGACACGCTGGTCAATCTCGCGGAGCCGGACCACCTGGCATGGCTGGCAGCCTGTCCGGAGCACGACGGGCTGCTGTTCACCCTGGAACGGTCGGGAGAGCCGCTCGGTCCGGTCCTGCTCTACGTCAACCAGGCGAACGATCCGCCCACCGGCCGGATCGTCCACATGCCGTGGCTTGAAGAGGATGCGGATCTGGCGCTTCTCGCCATCCTCGACCGGCTGGGCCGGGAGGGGTGCGCCGAGGCGACCGTCCTGGCCACGGAAGATGGCCTGTTGCGGGCCGCGGAGTCGCTGCGGGGCGCGGTCTTCTACCGGCGTCCGCTCTGGTTCCGCAACCCGAACGGGGAGATCGATCCGGCCGGCTTCTACCTGACCTACATGGAGGGCGATCTCGCGTACCGGCGGGTGTAG
- a CDS encoding zinc-binding dehydrogenase translates to MTELPPDGLALHSTIRTDDSGGGTVELALVRVPVPEPGPDQVVIRVEASPINPSDLGVLFGPADVSTVRASDGEHGPLVVADLPKGLARLVAGRLGQAIPTGNEGAGVVVAAGSSPAAQALIGRTVAVLGGSMYAEYRLAEVRQCLALPEGTTPAEGASCFVNPLTALGMVETMRLEGHTALVHTAAASNLGQMLQKICTADGVPLVNVVRRPEHEELLRGIGARHVVNLSTETFMADLVAAITDTGATLGFDATGGGKLAGQILTAMEAALSASAPEYSRYGSATLKQVYIYGGLDRSQTVLTRNFGMAWGLGGWLLPHFLRRIGYEASERLRQRVAAEIRTTFASSYAKTVTLRQALDPASIAVYAKQATGEKYLVTPHA, encoded by the coding sequence ATGACCGAACTCCCCCCCGACGGCCTGGCCCTCCACTCCACGATCCGTACCGATGACAGCGGCGGCGGCACCGTCGAACTGGCGCTGGTCAGGGTCCCGGTGCCGGAACCCGGACCGGACCAGGTCGTCATCCGGGTCGAGGCGTCGCCGATCAACCCGTCCGACCTGGGCGTGCTGTTCGGGCCGGCCGACGTCTCCACGGTACGCGCGTCGGACGGAGAACACGGCCCCCTGGTAGTCGCCGACCTCCCCAAGGGGCTGGCGCGGCTGGTGGCCGGTCGCCTCGGTCAGGCGATACCGACCGGCAATGAGGGCGCCGGCGTGGTCGTCGCCGCCGGTTCGTCGCCGGCCGCCCAGGCCCTGATCGGCCGCACGGTCGCCGTCCTCGGCGGCTCGATGTACGCGGAGTACCGGCTGGCCGAGGTCCGGCAGTGCCTGGCGCTGCCCGAAGGCACGACACCCGCCGAAGGCGCCTCCTGCTTCGTCAATCCTCTGACGGCCCTGGGCATGGTCGAGACGATGCGACTCGAGGGCCACACGGCCCTGGTCCACACCGCCGCCGCCTCCAACCTCGGCCAGATGCTGCAGAAGATCTGCACCGCGGACGGCGTGCCGCTGGTCAACGTCGTCCGCCGGCCGGAACACGAGGAACTCCTGCGCGGCATCGGCGCCCGCCACGTCGTCAACCTGAGTACCGAGACCTTCATGGCCGACCTCGTCGCCGCGATCACCGACACCGGCGCGACGCTCGGCTTCGACGCCACCGGCGGCGGCAAGCTGGCCGGCCAGATCCTGACCGCGATGGAGGCGGCACTCTCCGCCAGCGCCCCCGAGTACAGCCGCTACGGCTCGGCGACCCTCAAGCAGGTTTACATCTACGGCGGGCTCGACCGCAGCCAGACCGTCCTGACCCGCAACTTCGGCATGGCCTGGGGGCTGGGCGGCTGGCTGCTGCCCCACTTCCTGCGCCGCATTGGCTACGAGGCCTCGGAACGCCTCCGGCAGCGGGTCGCCGCGGAGATCAGGACGACCTTTGCGTCGAGCTACGCGAAGACAGTCACCCTGCGGCAGGCTCTCGATCCGGCGTCCATAGCGGTCTACGCGAAGCAGGCGACCGGCGAGAAGTACCTGGTCACGCCACACGCGTAG
- a CDS encoding DNA-3-methyladenine glycosylase 2 family protein, which translates to MPHVVCSFEAPCRRPFDVRGLLEFFAARALPGVEVVDTERLHYRRTVDLARLSPGAPEGDPRFGILRVDLGGRRVRAEVHASADGGLEALLEEQVGRRLRRLFDLDANPDAIRSGLSDARELVSGGRSPAGVRIPGAWCRFETAVRAMLGQQISVAGARTLAGRLVAATGRELPAGLGEPGLVRPFPSPAQVASCDLRALGLPGSRARALGEMSSVVATGALRLDADPLEVRRRLLGIKGIGPWTVEYIAMRALGDGDAFPASDLGLRKAIDRERPPSAAELEAMAEPWRPVRAYAAILLWRRGGGG; encoded by the coding sequence ATGCCGCACGTCGTCTGCTCGTTCGAAGCGCCCTGCCGGCGGCCGTTCGATGTCCGGGGCCTGCTTGAGTTCTTCGCGGCCCGCGCCTTGCCTGGCGTGGAGGTCGTCGACACGGAGCGCCTGCACTACCGCCGGACAGTCGACCTCGCGCGACTGTCGCCAGGGGCGCCGGAAGGCGATCCACGGTTCGGCATCCTTCGGGTCGACTTGGGCGGCCGCCGCGTGCGTGCGGAAGTACATGCCAGCGCGGACGGAGGCCTTGAAGCGCTGCTGGAGGAACAGGTCGGACGCCGACTGCGGCGACTGTTCGACCTCGACGCAAATCCGGACGCCATTCGCTCCGGCCTGAGCGATGCACGCGAACTGGTCTCGGGCGGCCGGAGCCCGGCAGGCGTACGGATTCCCGGCGCCTGGTGCCGCTTCGAAACCGCGGTGCGGGCGATGCTGGGACAGCAGATCTCGGTGGCCGGCGCGCGCACCCTGGCCGGCCGCCTCGTCGCGGCTACGGGCCGGGAACTTCCCGCGGGGCTGGGAGAGCCCGGGCTCGTGCGGCCGTTTCCGAGCCCGGCGCAAGTCGCGTCCTGCGACTTGCGGGCGCTCGGTTTGCCGGGATCCCGTGCGCGGGCGCTTGGTGAGATGTCGTCGGTGGTCGCGACCGGTGCCTTGAGGCTGGACGCCGACCCGCTCGAGGTCCGCCGCCGACTGCTTGGCATCAAGGGCATCGGCCCCTGGACGGTCGAGTACATCGCGATGCGGGCTCTGGGCGACGGCGATGCGTTTCCCGCCAGCGATCTGGGTTTGCGGAAGGCGATCGACCGCGAGCGGCCGCCCAGCGCCGCAGAGCTGGAGGCGATGGCTGAACCCTGGCGTCCGGTGCGCGCCTACGCGGCGATCCTGTTGTGGCGCCGCGGCGGCGGCGGGTAG
- a CDS encoding methylated-DNA--[protein]-cysteine S-methyltransferase — protein MTAIYHAFDTPIGTLRLVGGEDSIDCIDLPNRAVKPPDPAWTASADRLPAALAEAKRQIEEYFAGERQDFDLPLSPHGTAFQRRVWTELRRIPFGETISYGELAARIGKPTASRAVGAANGRNPLPVVVPCHRVIGSDGRLTGFGGGLPTKQALLDLERRVAGRQLLLSPVLSSRATS, from the coding sequence ATGACCGCGATCTACCACGCCTTCGACACCCCGATCGGCACCCTCCGGCTGGTGGGTGGAGAGGACTCGATCGACTGCATCGACCTGCCGAACCGGGCGGTGAAACCACCGGACCCGGCCTGGACGGCTTCCGCCGACAGACTGCCCGCGGCGCTGGCGGAGGCCAAGAGGCAGATCGAGGAGTACTTCGCGGGCGAGCGGCAGGACTTCGACCTGCCGCTCTCTCCCCACGGCACCGCGTTCCAGCGCCGCGTATGGACCGAACTGCGGCGCATCCCGTTCGGCGAGACGATCTCCTACGGCGAACTCGCCGCGCGGATCGGCAAGCCGACGGCTTCGAGGGCCGTGGGCGCCGCGAATGGCCGCAACCCGCTGCCGGTCGTTGTGCCCTGCCATCGGGTGATCGGCAGCGACGGCCGACTGACGGGCTTTGGCGGCGGCCTGCCGACGAAGCAGGCGTTGCTGGACCTGGAACGGCGGGTAGCCGGAAGGCAGCTACTGCTTTCGCCGGTGCTAAGCTCGCGCGCGACTTCGTAG
- a CDS encoding PQQ-binding-like beta-propeller repeat protein: MRTSRLVFTAATAVLLFAGSALAAPPATENWPAFRGPDAMSVADDDPRLPETWSTTENVAWVVDVPGLGWSSPIVQGDRVYLTTVWSEGEVEEPKKGLYLGGNRMQPSADDHHWSVYCIEVETGEKCWEREVLTGAPDFPRHLKNTYASETPVTDGERIYAYFGNVGVFAFTMEGEPVWEQRFEVVRTRFGWGTAASPVVHNGQLYVVNDNEDQSFLMALDAATGEELWRDAREEGSNWATPFVWENELRTEVITPGTDQVRSYDEQGNLLWHFGGMSSIAIPQPFSKYGLLYVSSGYIGDQVRPVYAIKPGAEGDITLEKDQQSNRWVVWYQPQAGAYNPTPLIYRDRFYTLLDRGFFTAHDPKTGAEVYGKQRIERGSGAFTASPWAYNGKVFVLSEDGDTFVIEAGDEFEVVGKNSLDEMSMSTPAIADGSLYIRTRSKLYRITNQAGAASGP; this comes from the coding sequence ATGCGCACATCTCGACTCGTGTTCACTGCGGCCACGGCCGTCCTTCTATTCGCGGGTTCGGCACTGGCTGCACCGCCGGCTACCGAAAACTGGCCGGCCTTCCGCGGTCCGGACGCCATGAGCGTCGCCGACGACGATCCCCGCCTGCCGGAGACCTGGAGCACCACGGAGAACGTGGCCTGGGTCGTCGATGTGCCGGGCCTGGGATGGTCTTCGCCCATTGTGCAGGGCGATCGCGTGTACCTGACCACGGTGTGGAGCGAAGGCGAGGTCGAGGAGCCGAAGAAGGGTCTCTACCTCGGCGGCAACCGGATGCAGCCGTCCGCCGACGACCACCACTGGTCGGTCTACTGCATCGAGGTGGAGACCGGCGAGAAGTGCTGGGAGCGCGAGGTGCTGACGGGCGCCCCGGACTTCCCGAGGCACCTGAAGAACACGTACGCGTCGGAAACTCCGGTCACGGACGGCGAGCGCATCTATGCCTACTTCGGCAACGTCGGTGTCTTCGCCTTCACGATGGAGGGCGAGCCAGTCTGGGAGCAGCGCTTCGAGGTCGTGCGGACGCGCTTCGGTTGGGGGACGGCGGCGTCGCCGGTCGTACACAACGGGCAGCTCTACGTCGTGAATGACAACGAGGACCAGTCCTTCCTGATGGCCCTCGACGCCGCGACCGGCGAGGAGCTGTGGCGCGACGCCCGCGAGGAGGGCAGCAACTGGGCGACCCCCTTCGTGTGGGAGAACGAACTGCGCACGGAGGTGATCACGCCGGGCACCGACCAGGTGCGTTCTTACGACGAGCAAGGGAACCTGCTGTGGCACTTCGGCGGCATGTCGTCCATCGCGATTCCGCAGCCATTCTCGAAGTACGGCCTGCTCTACGTGTCGTCGGGTTACATCGGCGACCAGGTTCGCCCGGTCTACGCGATCAAGCCGGGCGCCGAAGGCGACATCACGCTGGAAAAGGACCAGCAGAGCAATCGCTGGGTGGTCTGGTACCAGCCCCAGGCCGGCGCCTACAACCCGACGCCGTTGATCTACCGTGACCGCTTCTACACGCTGCTCGACCGGGGCTTCTTCACCGCGCACGATCCGAAGACCGGCGCGGAGGTCTACGGCAAGCAACGGATCGAACGCGGCTCGGGCGCCTTCACGGCTTCTCCGTGGGCGTACAACGGCAAGGTCTTCGTGCTGAGCGAGGACGGCGACACGTTCGTGATCGAGGCCGGCGACGAGTTCGAGGTCGTCGGCAAGAACTCGCTCGACGAGATGAGCATGTCGACGCCGGCGATCGCCGACGGCAGCCTCTACATCCGCACCCGGAGCAAGCTGTACCGGATCACGAATCAGGCGGGCGCCGCGAGCGGCCCCTGA
- a CDS encoding c-type cytochrome, giving the protein MGLTALVQPAAAVDFDAVAEVFRSRCAGCHTEGGPAPFALRTFEQARAWSSSIRRAVASGAMPPWHADARYGEFLNDRRLPAPEKAKLLAWIDGGSRPGSAPGEAAAVERPASSGRVDWSIGVPDLVFELPEEVTVPAAGDVPYHGYRVETGLAQDVWIQAAETRPGNPAVVHHIIVQAFPGAGAARESPGGDPRTAGDLGGYAPGTGPLVMPPGVGRRLPAGAVLDFQMHYTPTGKEETDRSRIGLILAADPPRHESLTALCSTPFLWIPAGEPDVRFEADLTFPRATRLLSLRPHMHLRGDTFEFRAEYPDGRSEILLLVTGYDFNWQTTYRFAEPRPLPAGTRLRCMATYDNSGGNPLNPDPTRDVSWGRETTDEMMIGFVDYYEVGE; this is encoded by the coding sequence TTGGGCCTGACGGCGCTCGTCCAGCCGGCGGCCGCCGTCGACTTCGACGCGGTAGCGGAGGTGTTCCGGAGCCGCTGTGCCGGTTGTCACACGGAGGGCGGCCCGGCGCCGTTCGCGCTGCGGACGTTCGAGCAGGCGCGCGCCTGGTCTTCCTCGATCCGCCGTGCGGTCGCCTCGGGAGCGATGCCGCCATGGCACGCCGACGCGCGTTACGGCGAGTTTCTGAACGACCGGCGTCTGCCGGCGCCGGAGAAGGCGAAGCTGCTGGCCTGGATCGACGGCGGCAGCCGTCCCGGGTCGGCGCCGGGGGAGGCGGCGGCGGTGGAACGGCCCGCATCGTCCGGGAGAGTCGACTGGAGCATCGGCGTGCCCGATCTCGTCTTCGAACTGCCGGAAGAGGTGACGGTACCTGCGGCCGGTGACGTTCCGTACCACGGCTACCGCGTGGAGACGGGTCTGGCCCAGGACGTGTGGATCCAGGCGGCGGAGACGCGGCCCGGCAACCCGGCCGTGGTCCATCACATCATCGTGCAGGCGTTCCCGGGTGCCGGCGCCGCCCGGGAAAGCCCCGGCGGCGATCCGCGCACGGCGGGGGATCTCGGCGGGTACGCGCCGGGCACCGGGCCCCTCGTCATGCCGCCGGGGGTCGGCCGCCGGCTTCCCGCCGGCGCCGTGCTCGACTTCCAGATGCACTACACGCCGACCGGAAAGGAAGAGACCGACCGGAGCCGGATCGGCCTGATCCTGGCGGCTGATCCGCCTCGCCACGAATCCCTCACGGCGCTCTGCTCGACGCCCTTCCTGTGGATTCCGGCGGGCGAGCCGGACGTCCGCTTCGAGGCCGACCTGACCTTCCCGCGCGCCACCCGCCTGCTGTCGCTCAGGCCGCACATGCACCTGCGCGGCGACACGTTCGAGTTCCGGGCGGAGTACCCGGACGGACGCTCCGAGATTCTGCTCCTGGTCACCGGCTACGACTTCAACTGGCAGACGACCTACCGGTTCGCCGAGCCCAGGCCGCTTCCCGCCGGGACCCGGCTTCGCTGCATGGCGACCTACGACAACAGCGGCGGCAATCCGCTGAACCCCGATCCAACCCGGGACGTCTCCTGGGGGCGCGAGACGACGGACGAGATGATGATCGGCTTCGTGGACTACTACGAGGTGGGGGAGTAG
- a CDS encoding Gfo/Idh/MocA family oxidoreductase: MPAQPPLGIGFVGSGFIARFHIRSWTAVRGADVRGVWSPNRESAESAAALATELDVGDARAYGSIAAMVADEAIDAIWICGRNDHRIANMEEIAGTVASGNGRLVGIACEKPLARNAGEALRMVQLVKEIGVLDGYLENQVFSPSVVRGRELAWERGARAAGRPYLARAAEEHSGPHNAWFWQGELQGGGVLNDMMCHSVEAARFLLTEPGEPRNSLTPKRVHAQIHCLKWQRPEYARKLRDQYGDAVDYARRPAEDFARAMVEYEDENGTPLVVEATTSWSYVGAGLRLSMELLGPEYSMRANSLDTELELFFSRDLEQHTGEDLVEKQNAEMGLMPVLPNEPAAYGYDAENRHMVESFRRGERPRETFEDGLEVTRLLMAAYMSAELGRAVDYPPEGLDEFVPAVARGEWNPA; this comes from the coding sequence GTGCCCGCTCAGCCACCTCTCGGTATCGGTTTCGTCGGCAGCGGCTTCATCGCCCGCTTCCACATTCGTTCCTGGACCGCCGTCCGGGGCGCCGACGTACGGGGCGTGTGGAGCCCGAATCGCGAGAGCGCCGAATCCGCGGCGGCACTCGCGACCGAGCTCGACGTCGGGGATGCCAGGGCCTACGGGTCGATCGCGGCGATGGTCGCGGATGAAGCCATCGACGCGATCTGGATCTGCGGCCGCAACGACCACCGGATCGCCAACATGGAGGAGATCGCCGGGACCGTCGCCAGCGGCAACGGCCGCCTGGTCGGCATCGCCTGCGAGAAGCCGCTCGCCCGCAACGCGGGCGAAGCGCTTCGGATGGTCCAACTCGTGAAGGAGATCGGCGTTCTCGACGGCTACCTCGAGAACCAGGTGTTCAGCCCCTCCGTGGTTCGCGGCCGCGAACTGGCCTGGGAGCGCGGCGCCCGGGCAGCGGGCCGCCCGTACCTGGCGCGCGCGGCCGAAGAACACTCCGGCCCGCACAACGCCTGGTTCTGGCAGGGCGAACTCCAGGGCGGCGGGGTGCTGAACGACATGATGTGCCACTCGGTCGAGGCGGCGCGCTTCCTGCTGACCGAGCCCGGCGAGCCGCGCAACAGCCTGACCCCGAAGCGCGTCCACGCCCAGATCCACTGCCTCAAGTGGCAGCGTCCGGAGTACGCCCGCAAGCTGCGCGATCAGTACGGAGACGCCGTCGACTACGCGCGCCGGCCGGCCGAGGACTTCGCCCGCGCGATGGTCGAGTACGAAGACGAGAACGGGACGCCTCTCGTGGTCGAGGCGACGACCTCGTGGAGTTACGTGGGGGCCGGCCTGCGTCTGTCGATGGAGCTGCTCGGACCGGAGTACTCGATGCGGGCGAACAGCCTCGACACGGAGCTCGAGCTCTTCTTCAGCCGTGACCTCGAGCAGCACACCGGCGAGGATCTGGTCGAGAAGCAGAACGCCGAGATGGGCCTCATGCCGGTGCTCCCGAACGAACCGGCTGCCTACGGCTACGACGCGGAGAACCGGCACATGGTGGAGAGCTTCCGGCGCGGGGAACGGCCGCGGGAGACCTTCGAGGACGGTCTTGAGGTCACCCGCCTGTTGATGGCCGCCTACATGAGCGCCGAGCTCGGCCGGGCCGTCGACTATCCGCCCGAAGGCCTCGACGAGTTCGTCCCCGCGGTCGCCCGCGGCGAGTGGAACCCCGCGTAG